A part of Thermococcus sp. SY098 genomic DNA contains:
- the mre11 gene encoding DNA double-strand break repair protein Mre11 → MTFKFAHIADAHLGFEQYRLPYRAEEFREAFEMAIKKAVEEKVDFILIAGDLFHRSNPSPQTIKDAIDILSIPKEDNIPVFAVEGNHDRTQKRISAYHLLESLGLIHLLGFSEEKKENEYQTTEKVNGKLIVRGVFEKGNKSIEIYGMKFMSAAWFERNKLSDYFKPGGDAILMLHQGIKEMMDKLYLETQRDYFEISLEDLPDGFLYYAMGHIHKRWQTSRGLGIVAYPGSLQRWDFGDYEIRYRWDGNKFLPQAGEDKGFLIVEDFKPKFIKLDVRPFYDVRIKANESVARRELKRLAAKIPNEAFLRVHIEWEKPFDVSFLHDVFKVKYLYIRTKFGRVSLLKAKGTTASEFFTPMELKVIERVGEKDFEEFDEIIKLILEGIEDSTNADKNVVEKEKTEEKLQKTEPQVEREVKIQKTEKKVKKVPPKKKSDILAWLKG, encoded by the coding sequence ATGACCTTTAAATTTGCCCACATTGCTGACGCCCATCTTGGGTTTGAGCAGTATCGCTTGCCCTATAGAGCTGAAGAGTTCAGAGAAGCCTTTGAAATGGCGATAAAAAAAGCAGTTGAGGAGAAAGTTGATTTTATTTTGATAGCTGGAGATTTATTCCACAGGAGTAATCCAAGCCCCCAGACCATTAAAGATGCTATTGATATTTTGTCGATTCCGAAAGAAGATAACATTCCAGTTTTTGCCGTTGAAGGAAATCATGACAGAACCCAGAAGAGAATCTCCGCCTATCATCTCCTTGAGTCTTTGGGATTGATTCATCTTCTTGGATTCAGCGAGGAGAAAAAGGAGAATGAATACCAAACTACAGAAAAAGTCAATGGAAAATTAATTGTCAGGGGAGTTTTTGAGAAAGGGAATAAGAGCATTGAGATTTATGGAATGAAGTTCATGAGCGCCGCATGGTTTGAGAGAAATAAGCTCAGCGATTATTTCAAGCCAGGTGGAGATGCCATACTGATGCTCCATCAGGGGATAAAGGAGATGATGGACAAGCTTTATCTTGAAACCCAGAGAGATTACTTTGAGATAAGCCTTGAGGACCTGCCAGATGGTTTTCTCTATTATGCAATGGGGCATATACACAAGAGGTGGCAGACGAGCAGGGGTCTTGGCATCGTAGCTTATCCCGGTTCACTGCAGAGGTGGGACTTTGGGGATTATGAGATCAGATATAGGTGGGATGGAAATAAGTTTCTACCTCAAGCTGGAGAGGACAAGGGCTTTTTAATAGTTGAAGACTTTAAGCCCAAGTTCATTAAATTGGACGTCAGACCTTTCTATGATGTTAGGATAAAGGCAAATGAAAGTGTTGCGAGAAGGGAGCTGAAAAGGTTAGCGGCAAAGATACCGAATGAAGCATTTTTAAGAGTCCATATTGAATGGGAAAAGCCTTTTGACGTTTCCTTCCTCCATGATGTTTTCAAGGTTAAATATCTTTATATAAGGACAAAGTTCGGTAGAGTTTCTCTCTTGAAGGCAAAAGGGACAACTGCAAGCGAGTTTTTCACACCTATGGAACTTAAGGTAATTGAGAGAGTTGGAGAGAAGGACTTTGAGGAGTTCGATGAGATAATAAAGCTCATCTTGGAGGGCATAGAAGATTCTACTAATGCTGACAAGAATGTCGTTGAGAAGGAAAAGACAGAAGAAAAGCTCCAAAAGACAGAGCCACAGGTGGAAAGAGAAGTAAAGATCCAAAAAACTGAGAAAAAAGTGAAAAAAGTTCCTCCAAAGAAAAAATCTGATATTTTGGCTTGGTTGAAGGGGTGA
- the herA gene encoding DNA double-strand break repair helicase HerA — protein sequence MRVTEEVVGIVRGEATVTNYTFSAQPDAELRFGEFVVAQNREGEWVIGNIRKLENINWLLSGGKSTYHALQLDLEQYGDSIEANEELIATVRILGKIKINGEKVEVLPNRVPIPNGRKVYRLSDEVLRAIYNPGVGYIEVGNLLLRESVPIYLNADELVSRHFAVLAVTGAGKSNTVAVMISQIVEKLRGTVVVLDPHGDYIKLKLPNTGKEYVKIIEAKIRPEEMDSEELADLIEVAKNATIQREFLAKAWETVKHDYPNLGGREIIEKLMDVIGDWIRHKEARYWDGAKQSYLTEELKSERVDTLRGVVLRIRRFLRNYGALLTSEDLISQIEPGKANVIDLGPLDEGQMKVVVGKLLHAIFEARVDYEKARKKLERIKEELRESRVARTSKLEEEMRELEKTMRDVEAKSKALAEPILLIVEEAHIFAPQGEHNDAVRILSRIAREGRKFGVGLGIVSQRPNKLNEDVLSQTNTKIILRIVNPKDQDYVLKASEQLSSDLLSDIASLGKGEAVIVGQAIALPALVKIHNFKSKGGDYGGEDIGVVSRWLKRAEEEEREREIQQIYEDEGIEYDL from the coding sequence ATGAGAGTAACAGAAGAGGTCGTTGGTATAGTCAGAGGAGAGGCAACTGTCACAAACTACACGTTCTCTGCTCAGCCTGATGCCGAATTACGATTCGGAGAATTCGTTGTTGCCCAAAATAGAGAGGGAGAGTGGGTCATTGGCAACATCAGAAAGCTCGAAAATATAAACTGGCTTCTCAGCGGAGGAAAAAGCACTTATCATGCTCTTCAATTGGATTTAGAACAGTATGGGGATAGTATTGAAGCTAATGAAGAACTTATAGCTACTGTAAGAATCCTTGGTAAAATTAAAATTAATGGAGAAAAAGTTGAGGTTTTGCCAAATAGAGTGCCCATTCCTAATGGTAGGAAAGTATATCGTTTAAGCGACGAAGTTCTCAGGGCAATATATAACCCCGGAGTTGGATACATAGAGGTTGGAAATCTTCTTTTGAGAGAAAGTGTTCCAATTTATCTGAATGCTGATGAGCTCGTTTCAAGGCATTTTGCAGTTTTGGCTGTTACGGGTGCTGGTAAATCAAATACTGTGGCTGTGATGATTAGCCAGATTGTTGAAAAGCTTAGAGGTACCGTTGTTGTTCTTGACCCTCATGGGGATTATATTAAGCTAAAGCTTCCAAATACTGGAAAAGAGTATGTCAAGATAATTGAAGCTAAAATAAGACCAGAGGAGATGGACAGTGAAGAACTGGCTGATTTGATCGAGGTTGCAAAGAATGCGACAATTCAGAGAGAGTTCTTAGCTAAGGCTTGGGAAACAGTTAAGCATGACTATCCTAATCTTGGCGGCAGGGAGATTATCGAAAAGCTTATGGATGTGATAGGCGATTGGATAAGACACAAGGAGGCAAGGTACTGGGATGGAGCAAAGCAGAGTTACCTCACTGAGGAGCTCAAGTCGGAGAGAGTTGATACTTTAAGGGGAGTTGTCCTGAGAATCAGAAGATTCCTGAGAAACTATGGAGCATTATTGACGAGTGAGGATTTGATTTCCCAAATTGAGCCGGGTAAAGCAAATGTCATTGATTTAGGTCCTTTGGATGAGGGGCAGATGAAAGTTGTCGTTGGTAAGCTTTTGCATGCTATATTTGAGGCGAGAGTGGATTACGAAAAAGCAAGGAAGAAGCTTGAACGCATAAAGGAAGAATTGAGAGAAAGCAGAGTTGCCAGAACTTCAAAGCTTGAGGAAGAAATGAGGGAGCTTGAAAAAACTATGAGGGATGTTGAGGCTAAGAGCAAAGCCCTTGCTGAACCAATCCTTCTGATTGTGGAAGAGGCTCACATCTTTGCTCCGCAAGGAGAGCACAATGACGCTGTGAGAATTTTAAGCAGGATTGCAAGGGAAGGCAGAAAATTCGGTGTAGGGTTGGGGATAGTCTCCCAAAGACCAAATAAGCTGAATGAGGATGTCTTGAGTCAAACAAACACGAAGATAATTTTGAGGATTGTGAATCCAAAAGACCAAGATTATGTTCTCAAAGCGAGTGAACAGCTGAGCTCTGATTTGCTCTCAGATATAGCCTCTCTCGGTAAAGGTGAGGCTGTGATAGTTGGTCAAGCAATTGCTTTGCCCGCTCTGGTCAAAATACACAACTTCAAATCTAAAGGCGGAGATTACGGTGGTGAGGATATAGGGGTCGTCTCAAGATGGCTCAAGAGGGCTGAGGAAGAAGAAAGGGAGAGGGAAATTCAGCAGATTTATGAGGATGAGGGGATAGAGTATGACCTTTAA
- the rimI gene encoding ribosomal protein S18-alanine N-acetyltransferase encodes MSASSRDLPQMKRIPLSLVVIRPAKLFDLPEIVRIEHQSFREQYPRGLFMMFLENNPDTFLVAEYNGKVVGYVMAYLKPDLEGHVMSIAVDPLYRGNGIGKALMISVINKLIERGAKYIGLEVRVSNERAIKLYERLGFRKVKRIIGYYSDGEDAYYMVLPANEWREGN; translated from the coding sequence ATGAGTGCATCTTCAAGAGACCTGCCACAGATGAAAAGAATTCCGCTGAGCTTAGTTGTAATCAGACCTGCAAAGCTTTTTGATTTACCCGAAATAGTTAGGATTGAGCATCAATCATTCAGAGAGCAGTACCCGAGGGGACTCTTTATGATGTTCTTAGAAAACAACCCAGACACTTTTTTGGTCGCTGAGTACAATGGAAAAGTTGTGGGCTATGTTATGGCATATCTAAAGCCAGATTTGGAAGGACACGTGATGAGCATAGCCGTTGATCCCCTTTACAGGGGAAACGGGATAGGTAAGGCTTTGATGATTTCAGTTATTAACAAGCTCATAGAAAGAGGAGCAAAGTATATAGGATTGGAGGTTAGGGTAAGCAATGAAAGGGCTATAAAGCTTTACGAAAGGCTTGGATTTAGGAAGGTGAAGAGGATCATCGGCTATTACTCAGATGGAGAGGATGCGTACTATATGGTTTTACCAGCGAACGAATGGAGGGAAGGGAATTGA